The Hirundo rustica isolate bHirRus1 unplaced genomic scaffold, bHirRus1.pri.v3 scaffold_303_arrow_ctg1, whole genome shotgun sequence genomic interval AGCCCACTCCGTGTGCTTCCCATCGAGAGCTTGCTCTTAGGGGTCATCCTTGgtgccagctccagcctcagctgtgggagcaggtgAAGCGCACACCAGGCAGCATTTCCCGTGGCAGGACccctgcagggcaggctggggacTCACCCCAGCGTCTCTTGGTCTGTCATTGTGTGGGTGAACAGCGGGTCGGGATGCGCCCCGCCTCCTTTGGGTCGGAACTGCCACCCCCAGCGGGCCGGTGGCGCGCTGGCTGCGGTGACGGAGGGGACTCACTCGGCCCGGCAGATGAACCAGATCTCATTGCGGCGCTGAGGGACGCCGGGGTTTTCATAGGAAGCCACAATGTAGGTCTCCCGCAGCACCGCGTCTGTGGAGCCCAAGAGCTCCCAGAAGAGACTGATCTCCCGCAGAATTGTCTCCTCGGTGGTCATCCCGTAGAACACCCTGCAGCAAAGGGAGCAGCATAAGCAACAAAGCCGGCGCAATcccacagccagagctcccaTCCCGCTGCCCAAAGAGCCACAGCAGCCGCGCAGGGAGTTTGTACATCTCTGCTGAGCTGAGAAAACACCTCTGGTGCTGGGGTCACCTGGTAATAACCCGGAGTGGTGCCCTCTCGGTGATGTGGATTTCGGGGTCCATAGGAACGGGGGGGTTTTGCTGGAACGCTCCTGGGAGATAATACGCAGTGAGGACCTCACGCTCCAGCTCGGTCCCCTCCTTGGTCAGGTGGATTTCGTTGAGCACTGGGATTGTCATGCCCAGATGGCAACCTGGAAAGAGGCAGGCGGGCAGTGAGACGGGTGtgttagcagcagcagcatccctccTCCCCACTCCAGAGGGACGGTGGCAAAGCCCTCCCCTCTGTGCAGTCCgccagcccctccagcccctgcctgcacaCACCTACAGAGTTCTCCTTGCAGATGTAGCGCATGAGCTTCATGAAGCTCATGGAGATGCTCTGCTCATACATGGGCTCCCCCATGGTGACACAGGCCCACTTCCCAGCAGGGTACCGCCGCTCCTCGTAGGCCACGGCCTCGCACTGAAACAGGCCAAGACAAGCCAAGTCAGAGTCACACGCACTggcagcggcggggcgggaAACCAACACCGACAGGAGAGAAGCGGGGAGACGTGAGCCTGCCCGAAggagagcccctgccaggcagTGCTTGGCACAGAAGGACAAAGAAGGTGAGGGGAGCTGGCATCACACGCACCTCAGACAAGGATACTTATGAGCACTGGGCAAAGGTCAGCAGAAGGGAAGGCACAGACAAGGGACAGGGTGCAAGGGGGCTCCTGGCACAAGGAATGCAGCACATCCTCAGCAAGAGACACAGGACTTTCAGTTGCTCTTCTGTCTCTGTCTGGCCTACTCACAAGGATGTTCCTGATCCCAAAGGCCTCCAGTAAGGCTGATGTTGTTCTCAGGCGCAGTGCCTTTTCCCTGGAACGCTGAGTGCACAGAGGATAACAGAAACATCCCTGcccagcagaagggaaaatcTGGCAGAAGAGAGCTCTAGCACCCAGAAGAGTTGTGAAGACTGGAATAAAACTCCTCAGATCCTTTTCCCGTACCAAGAAGTGCAAGGAGGAAGAATAGACATGAACGCAGCTGTGGAATTTTGTGGCATGGGTCAAAATCTCTATTTCCAATGCAGAATGTCCAGTATTCTGGACAAACCTGACACAGAAGGGGGGAAGGGGAGTGGGGAGGTTGCATCTGGCTACATTCATAGGTCAGCTCACGGCACTCCTGTGACCACAGGTAAAGAGGGGCTGAGAAGATGTAACCACCACCTATCTTCCTGGTCTCAGCTTGTTCTTCATCCAGATCAAAGTGATCATGACAATGTTGCACGGAGCTCAAGGCATCTTTCCAAACTTCTTGCTtccacagctgtgctggcagtgaCGGAGACAGGAAGCTGTGACAAGACTTGGTGCTGGGTGCAGCCTCCCTGTGCCTCCACCTAAATCAGGTG includes:
- the LOC120747923 gene encoding heme-binding protein 1-like, with translation MARITLEDLERLDEEPAAAGGDGSDGEDDREAEARLFAHWGAVASTHRVSLPPDMAGPIAQMARHRQAREPVPYVSLSQHGKCEAVAYEERRYPAGKWACVTMGEPMYEQSISMSFMKLMRYICKENSVGCHLGMTIPVLNEIHLTKEGTELEREVLTAYYLPGAFQQNPPVPMDPEIHITERAPLRVITRVFYGMTTEETILREISLFWELLGSTDAVLRETYIVASYENPGVPQRRNEIWFICRAE